A genome region from Panicum virgatum strain AP13 chromosome 4K, P.virgatum_v5, whole genome shotgun sequence includes the following:
- the LOC120704162 gene encoding thioredoxin O, mitochondrial-like isoform X2 — translation MARRLCRLSRLFPLASAAPKLPHLPVAVNPSPAPAPALPSSYSASPSPALPRLFSSSAGGSSMVVVGSADSFASILSKVQDEKRPAVFYYTAVWCGPCRAIAPFISKLSDRYPSIPVYKVDIDMQGVGSKLGELKVYSVPTFHFYHKGEKTSEVVGADTKKLEAAMESLHKQQ, via the exons ATGGCTCGCCGACTCTGCCGTCTCTCTCGCCTCTTTcccctcgcctccgccgccccgaAGCTCCCCCACCTCCCCGTCGCCGTAAACCCTagccccgcgcccgcgcccgcgctccCCTCCTCCTACTCCGCATCGCCGTCTCCCGCGCTCCCCcgcctcttctcctcctccgcgg GCGGGTCAAGCATGGTCGTGGTGGGCTCCGCGGACTCCTTCGCCAGCATCCTCTCCAAGGTCCAAG ACGAGAAGCGACCGGCGGTGTTCTACTACACGGCGGTGTGGTGTGGACCGT GCAGGGCGATCGCCCCTTTCATATCCAAGCTAAGCGACCGGTACCCGAGCATAccagtgtataaagttgacatTGACATG CAAGGGGTCGGAAGCAAGCTTGGTGAGCTAAAAGTTTACTCAGTG CCTACGTTCCATTTCTATCATAAGGGAGAGAAGACCAGTGAAGTGGTGGGTGCTGACACCAAGAAACTTGAAGCAGCTATGGAGAGTCTGCACAA GCAGCAGTAG
- the LOC120704162 gene encoding thioredoxin O, mitochondrial-like isoform X1 — MARRLCRLSRLFPLASAAPKLPHLPVAVNPSPAPAPALPSSYSASPSPALPRLFSSSAGGSSMVVVGSADSFASILSKVQDEKRPAVFYYTAVWCGPCRAIAPFISKLSDRYPSIPVYKVDIDMQGVGSKLGELKVYSVPTFHFYHKGEKTSEVVGADTKKLEAAMESLHKGPDIVSLL; from the exons ATGGCTCGCCGACTCTGCCGTCTCTCTCGCCTCTTTcccctcgcctccgccgccccgaAGCTCCCCCACCTCCCCGTCGCCGTAAACCCTagccccgcgcccgcgcccgcgctccCCTCCTCCTACTCCGCATCGCCGTCTCCCGCGCTCCCCcgcctcttctcctcctccgcgg GCGGGTCAAGCATGGTCGTGGTGGGCTCCGCGGACTCCTTCGCCAGCATCCTCTCCAAGGTCCAAG ACGAGAAGCGACCGGCGGTGTTCTACTACACGGCGGTGTGGTGTGGACCGT GCAGGGCGATCGCCCCTTTCATATCCAAGCTAAGCGACCGGTACCCGAGCATAccagtgtataaagttgacatTGACATG CAAGGGGTCGGAAGCAAGCTTGGTGAGCTAAAAGTTTACTCAGTG CCTACGTTCCATTTCTATCATAAGGGAGAGAAGACCAGTGAAGTGGTGGGTGCTGACACCAAGAAACTTGAAGCAGCTATGGAGAGTCTGCACAA GGGACCTGACATTGTTTCGCTTCTGTGA